Proteins from a genomic interval of Leifsonia shinshuensis:
- a CDS encoding TerC family protein — protein MELALPLWFEVGSFVVLLLILAFDLLIVFKRPHIPSPKESALWVAFYVALALIFALLMLLVGDAEHAGQFLAGWLTEYSLSIDNLFVFVIIMSRFAVPRKYQQEVLMVGIILALIFRGVFIVLGAGLIATFSWIFYLFGAFLLWTAFHQAFGNHDDEGTKDGRLIRFARRRLKVSDQYEGNKLRTAVNGRRMFTPLIIVFLALGTTDLLFALDSIPAIFGITQSPFIVFTANVFALMGLRQLYFLLGHLLEKLVYLKYGIAFILAFIGVKLVFHAMHENTLPFVNGGEHIEWAPDISTWTSLAVIVGAMVVATVASLVRLHASGTTVGDAIHGDDGAAPDDRAPREPVGTETTVEAAQAQNHPEDPRT, from the coding sequence TTGGAACTCGCCCTCCCACTCTGGTTCGAGGTCGGCAGCTTCGTCGTCCTGCTGCTCATCCTCGCGTTCGATCTGCTGATCGTCTTCAAGCGCCCGCACATCCCGAGCCCCAAGGAGTCCGCGCTCTGGGTGGCGTTCTACGTCGCGCTCGCGCTGATCTTCGCGCTGCTCATGCTCCTGGTCGGCGACGCGGAGCACGCCGGGCAGTTCCTCGCCGGCTGGCTCACCGAGTACAGCCTGAGCATCGACAACCTGTTCGTGTTCGTCATCATCATGAGCAGGTTCGCGGTGCCCAGGAAGTACCAGCAGGAGGTGCTGATGGTGGGCATCATCCTCGCCCTGATCTTCCGCGGCGTCTTCATCGTGCTCGGCGCCGGGCTCATCGCGACCTTCAGCTGGATCTTCTACCTGTTCGGCGCCTTCCTGCTCTGGACGGCGTTCCACCAGGCGTTCGGTAACCACGACGACGAGGGCACGAAGGACGGCCGGCTCATCCGGTTCGCGCGCCGCCGGCTGAAGGTGTCCGACCAGTACGAGGGCAACAAGCTGCGCACCGCGGTGAACGGCCGGCGGATGTTCACGCCGCTGATCATCGTCTTCCTCGCGCTCGGCACCACCGACCTGCTCTTCGCGCTCGACTCCATCCCGGCGATCTTCGGCATCACCCAGAGCCCGTTCATCGTCTTCACGGCGAACGTCTTCGCACTGATGGGGCTGCGCCAGCTGTACTTCCTGCTCGGCCACCTGCTGGAGAAGCTCGTCTACCTCAAATACGGGATCGCGTTCATCCTCGCCTTCATCGGCGTCAAGCTGGTCTTCCACGCCATGCACGAGAACACGCTGCCGTTCGTCAACGGCGGCGAGCACATCGAATGGGCCCCCGATATCAGCACCTGGACCTCGCTCGCGGTGATAGTCGGTGCGATGGTGGTCGCGACCGTCGCTAGTCTGGTGAGGCTGCACGCGAGCGGCACCACCGTCGGCGACGCCATCCACGGGGATGACGGAGCGGCCCCGGACGACCGGGCGCCGCGCGAGCCGGTGGGGACCGAGACGACCGTCGAGGCCGCCCAGGCCCAGAACCACCCGGAGGACCCACGCACATGA
- a CDS encoding KTSC domain-containing protein yields MSTQSTGCACIVRTMRREVFDSTAIASAGYDADTAVLEIEFGSGGVYRYLLVPPRVWRELREAESPGRYFAESVRGRFPEEWVP; encoded by the coding sequence GTGAGCACCCAGTCTACCGGGTGCGCGTGTATCGTCCGCACCATGCGGCGCGAGGTGTTCGACAGCACGGCGATCGCCTCGGCGGGCTACGACGCGGACACCGCGGTGCTGGAGATCGAGTTCGGATCCGGCGGGGTCTACCGCTACCTGCTCGTCCCGCCCCGGGTCTGGCGCGAGCTGCGCGAGGCCGAGTCGCCCGGGCGGTACTTCGCGGAGAGCGTCCGGGGGCGGTTCCCGGAAGAGTGGGTGCCGTAG
- a CDS encoding lysophospholipid acyltransferase family protein — protein sequence MPHPDEPVNPTASESAASEHSEKRQRSEKSRPSIFWVLAVLIIPLASLLARFRITDGQKLPRHGAYIISPNHYSEIDPVMMGMVVWKLGRLPRFLAKESLFRVPVVGWFLRKSGQIPVARGGSGRGAAPLAEAQKIIDDGKVVIIYPEGSLTRDPDMWPMRGKTGAARMALEHDLPVIPMAHWGTQQVMARYAKKISLFPRKTIAVKVGDPVDLSAFRGRSLDQATLTEATEVIMNAITALLEDLRGEKAPETRWDPASHNQKETGRFDG from the coding sequence GTGCCCCATCCCGATGAACCCGTGAACCCGACCGCGTCCGAGAGCGCTGCCTCCGAGCACTCCGAGAAGAGGCAGCGCTCCGAGAAGAGCCGGCCCTCGATCTTCTGGGTGCTGGCCGTGCTCATCATCCCGCTGGCGAGCCTGCTCGCCCGGTTCCGGATCACCGACGGGCAGAAGCTTCCGCGCCACGGCGCCTACATCATCTCGCCGAACCACTACAGCGAGATCGACCCCGTGATGATGGGGATGGTGGTCTGGAAGCTCGGGCGGCTGCCGCGGTTCCTCGCCAAGGAGAGCCTGTTCCGCGTGCCCGTCGTCGGCTGGTTCCTGCGCAAGTCCGGGCAGATCCCGGTGGCGCGCGGCGGTTCCGGCCGCGGCGCGGCCCCGCTGGCGGAGGCGCAGAAGATCATCGACGACGGCAAGGTCGTCATCATCTACCCGGAGGGCTCGCTCACCCGCGACCCCGACATGTGGCCGATGCGGGGCAAGACCGGCGCCGCGCGCATGGCGCTGGAGCACGACCTCCCCGTCATCCCGATGGCGCACTGGGGCACCCAGCAGGTCATGGCCCGCTACGCGAAGAAGATCAGCTTGTTCCCGCGCAAGACCATCGCCGTCAAGGTCGGCGACCCGGTCGACCTGTCCGCGTTCCGGGGCCGCAGCCTCGACCAGGCGACGCTGACCGAGGCGACCGAGGTCATCATGAACGCGATCACCGCGCTGCTGGAGGACCTGCGCGGCGAGAAGGCGCCGGAGACCCGCTGGGACCCGGCCTCGCACAACCAGAAGGAGACCGGCCGCTTCGATGGCTGA
- the leuC gene encoding 3-isopropylmalate dehydratase large subunit, protein MTTQHSPLTLAEKVWRDHLVVKGEDGTPDLIYIDLHLVHEVTSPQAFDGLRMAGRPVRRPDLTIATEDHNTPTIGIDRPIADLTSRTQIETLRRNAEEFGVRLHSLGDVEQGIVHVVGPQLGLTMPGITVVCGDSHTSTHGAFGAMAFGIGTSEVEHVLATQTLPLKPFKTMAITVEGTLRPGVTAKDIILAVIAKIGTGGGQGYVLEYRGSAIRALSMEGRMTICNMSIEAGARAGMVAPDETTYAYLKGRPHAPEGADWDEAVAYWNTLVTDDDAVFDAEVYLDAAEIEPFVTWGTNPGQGVSLSEAVPDPAAIAEPNARAAAERALEYMDLAPGTPMKSIPVDAVFMGSCTNSRIEDLRAFASVIKGHKKADGVRVMVVPGSARVRIEAEAEGIDKIVEEFGAEWRFAGCSMCLGMNPDQLAPGERCASTSNRNFEGRQGKGGRTHLVSPLVAAATAIRGTLSSPWDLEHDEADTNAGEKVGA, encoded by the coding sequence ATGACGACGCAGCACAGTCCGCTGACCCTGGCGGAGAAGGTGTGGCGAGACCACCTGGTCGTGAAGGGTGAGGACGGCACGCCGGACCTGATCTACATCGACCTCCACCTGGTCCACGAAGTGACCAGCCCGCAGGCGTTCGACGGCCTGCGCATGGCGGGGCGGCCGGTCCGCCGCCCCGACCTCACCATCGCGACCGAGGACCACAACACGCCGACGATCGGCATCGACCGGCCGATCGCCGACCTCACCAGCCGCACCCAGATCGAGACGCTGCGCCGCAACGCCGAGGAGTTCGGCGTCCGGCTGCACTCGCTGGGCGACGTCGAGCAGGGCATCGTCCACGTCGTCGGCCCGCAGCTCGGCCTCACCATGCCCGGCATCACCGTGGTCTGCGGCGACTCGCACACCTCCACGCACGGCGCGTTCGGCGCAATGGCGTTCGGGATCGGCACCAGCGAGGTCGAGCACGTGCTCGCTACGCAGACCCTGCCGCTCAAGCCGTTCAAGACGATGGCCATCACCGTCGAGGGGACGCTGCGTCCCGGCGTGACGGCGAAGGACATCATCCTCGCGGTCATCGCGAAGATCGGCACCGGCGGCGGCCAGGGCTACGTGCTCGAGTACCGCGGCAGCGCCATCCGCGCCCTCTCGATGGAGGGCCGCATGACGATCTGCAACATGTCGATCGAGGCCGGCGCCCGTGCGGGCATGGTCGCGCCCGACGAGACCACCTACGCCTACCTGAAGGGTCGCCCGCACGCCCCGGAGGGCGCGGACTGGGACGAGGCCGTCGCCTACTGGAACACGCTCGTGACCGACGACGACGCGGTCTTCGACGCCGAGGTCTACCTCGACGCCGCCGAGATCGAGCCGTTCGTGACCTGGGGCACGAACCCCGGCCAGGGCGTCTCGCTGAGCGAGGCCGTCCCGGACCCGGCCGCGATCGCCGAGCCGAACGCCCGCGCCGCCGCCGAGCGCGCGCTGGAGTACATGGACCTGGCGCCGGGCACGCCGATGAAGAGCATCCCCGTCGACGCGGTGTTCATGGGCTCCTGCACCAACAGCCGCATCGAGGACCTCCGCGCCTTCGCCTCCGTCATCAAGGGGCACAAGAAGGCCGATGGCGTGCGCGTCATGGTCGTCCCCGGCAGCGCCCGCGTGCGCATCGAGGCCGAGGCCGAGGGGATCGACAAGATCGTCGAGGAGTTCGGCGCCGAGTGGCGGTTCGCAGGCTGCTCCATGTGCCTCGGCATGAACCCCGACCAGCTCGCGCCGGGGGAGCGCTGCGCCTCCACCTCCAACCGCAACTTCGAAGGCAGGCAGGGCAAGGGCGGCCGCACCCACCTCGTGTCGCCGCTGGTCGCGGCGGCCACGGCCATCCGCGGCACGCTGTCCAGCCCGTGGGACCTGGAGCACGACGAAGCCGATACCAACGCTGGAGAGAAGGTGGGCGCCTGA
- a CDS encoding NAD(P)H-dependent glycerol-3-phosphate dehydrogenase, with amino-acid sequence MADRKGRTAARPTTPPRRIAVLGAGSWGTTFAKILADGGNDVVLWARRPELAREINEVKRNSDYLEGINLPRNLRATSHLGDAMRGAEQVFVSIPSQTLRSNLEAIAPHLAPSMILVSLMKGVEKGTGLRMSEVIAQGLPIEPERIAVASGPNLALEIAREQPTAAVVSSESLETAQAVAMAATNRYFRSFVNTDVIGTEFGGVLKNLIAVAIGIVDGVGYGENTKASIITRGLVEMTDFAVAYGAEAVTLSGLAGLGDLIATCESPLSRNNTAGRLLGQGYSFNDVVKQMNQTAEGLASVAPILRLAEARGVEMPIVRQVSQVLAGTLDPKDIAPHLTTDDDEPQGERTTDDGQGRSRTSVWRSLKRAFDQLRDGGGSTGGDRS; translated from the coding sequence ATGGCTGACAGGAAAGGCCGGACGGCCGCACGACCGACTACGCCTCCCCGCCGCATCGCCGTCCTCGGCGCCGGAAGCTGGGGGACGACCTTCGCGAAGATCCTGGCCGACGGCGGCAACGACGTCGTGCTGTGGGCCAGGCGCCCGGAGCTCGCGCGCGAGATCAACGAGGTCAAGCGCAACAGCGACTACCTGGAGGGCATCAACCTGCCCCGCAACCTGCGCGCGACCTCCCACCTGGGCGACGCGATGCGCGGCGCCGAGCAGGTGTTCGTGTCCATTCCGAGCCAGACGCTGCGCTCCAACCTGGAGGCGATCGCGCCGCACCTCGCGCCGTCGATGATCCTCGTCAGCCTGATGAAGGGCGTCGAGAAGGGCACCGGCCTGCGGATGAGCGAGGTGATCGCCCAGGGACTCCCGATCGAGCCGGAGCGCATCGCCGTCGCCTCCGGCCCCAACCTCGCGCTGGAGATCGCGCGCGAGCAGCCGACCGCGGCCGTGGTGTCCTCGGAGAGCCTGGAGACCGCGCAGGCCGTGGCGATGGCCGCCACCAACCGCTACTTCCGCAGCTTCGTGAACACCGACGTGATCGGCACCGAGTTCGGCGGCGTGCTCAAGAACCTCATCGCCGTGGCGATCGGGATCGTGGACGGCGTCGGCTACGGCGAGAACACCAAGGCCTCGATCATCACCCGCGGCCTGGTCGAGATGACCGACTTCGCGGTCGCCTACGGCGCGGAGGCGGTCACGCTCTCCGGGCTCGCGGGACTCGGCGACCTGATCGCCACCTGCGAGTCGCCGCTGAGCCGCAACAACACCGCCGGGCGCCTGCTCGGGCAGGGCTACAGCTTCAACGACGTCGTCAAGCAGATGAACCAGACGGCGGAGGGCCTCGCCTCGGTCGCGCCCATCCTGCGTCTCGCCGAGGCGCGGGGCGTGGAGATGCCGATCGTCCGCCAGGTGAGCCAGGTGCTCGCCGGCACGCTCGACCCGAAGGACATCGCCCCCCATCTGACCACCGATGACGACGAACCGCAGGGAGAGAGGACAACGGATGACGGACAAGGTCGCAGTCGCACTTCTGTTTGGAGGTCGCTCAAGCGAGCATTCGATCAGCTGCGCGACGGCGGCGGGAGTACTGGCGGCGATCGATCGTGA
- a CDS encoding MBL fold metallo-hydrolase: MLKPVAEGVRVRRSEFCQTNTVVVDGDAGVLLVDPGILDGELSTIAGELSAAGQPVAAGFATHPHWDHVLWHPGFGSAPRFATARAAAAIEAFLADAAWRERVAPMIPADIAERVPLTLFGELTALPERAEWIPWDGPRARVVEHRAHAAGHAALLIEERGVLVAGDLLSDVLVPLVDHSAEEPIEDYLAALTLLEGIADGVEVVVPGHGSVTGPDGLRERIDLDRAYLLALRDGRDPLGDPRLGPDAVYDWVAGVHERQAVLLARR; encoded by the coding sequence ATGCTGAAGCCGGTCGCCGAGGGCGTGCGCGTCCGCCGGAGCGAGTTCTGCCAGACCAACACCGTCGTGGTCGACGGCGACGCCGGGGTGCTGCTGGTCGACCCGGGCATCCTCGACGGAGAGCTCTCCACGATCGCGGGGGAGCTGAGCGCAGCGGGGCAGCCGGTCGCCGCCGGCTTCGCCACGCACCCGCACTGGGACCACGTCCTCTGGCACCCCGGCTTCGGCTCCGCACCGCGCTTCGCGACGGCGCGCGCGGCCGCGGCCATCGAGGCGTTCCTCGCGGACGCCGCCTGGCGGGAGCGGGTCGCCCCGATGATCCCGGCCGACATCGCCGAACGGGTGCCGCTGACGCTGTTCGGCGAGCTCACCGCCCTCCCCGAGCGCGCCGAGTGGATCCCGTGGGACGGCCCCCGTGCCCGCGTCGTCGAGCATCGCGCCCACGCGGCCGGGCACGCGGCCCTCCTGATCGAGGAGCGCGGCGTGCTCGTCGCCGGCGACCTGCTGTCCGACGTGCTCGTCCCGCTCGTCGACCACAGCGCGGAGGAGCCGATCGAGGACTACCTCGCGGCGCTCACCCTCCTGGAGGGCATCGCGGACGGCGTCGAGGTCGTCGTCCCCGGCCACGGCTCGGTCACCGGGCCGGACGGCCTCCGCGAGCGGATCGACCTCGACCGGGCCTACCTCCTCGCGCTGCGCGACGGCCGAGACCCCCTCGGCGACCCGCGGCTCGGCCCGGACGCCGTGTACGACTGGGTCGCCGGCGTCCACGAACGGCAGGCGGTGCTGCTCGCGCGGCGCTGA
- a CDS encoding lysophospholipid acyltransferase family protein → MTLYWLLKVLVGPLAMLVFRPWTRGRTRVPPHGPVILAANHLSLVDWLLIPLVTPRRVTFLAKSEFFELPGFGGAFVRWLMRTSGQIPVHRAGGLAADRALDRAVDILGHGSVVGIFPEGTRSPDGRLYRGRTGVARLALETGATVIPVAVIGTDRVLPIGARVPRIHRVGVVFGRPRHYGEIRGTTDEGVLRAITDEIMHDLTALTGQPYCDSYAADFRLP, encoded by the coding sequence ATGACGCTGTACTGGCTCCTCAAGGTTCTTGTGGGGCCGCTCGCGATGCTGGTGTTCCGGCCGTGGACGCGCGGACGAACCCGCGTGCCCCCGCATGGCCCCGTCATCCTCGCTGCGAACCATCTCTCCCTCGTGGACTGGTTGCTGATCCCCCTTGTCACGCCACGGCGCGTCACATTCCTCGCCAAGAGCGAGTTCTTCGAACTTCCCGGCTTCGGAGGCGCATTCGTTCGATGGCTGATGAGGACGAGCGGGCAGATCCCCGTCCACAGGGCGGGCGGACTGGCCGCAGATCGTGCGCTCGACCGCGCTGTCGACATTCTCGGACACGGCTCAGTCGTCGGTATCTTCCCGGAAGGCACCCGGAGCCCGGACGGTCGCCTCTATCGCGGGAGGACCGGCGTCGCACGCCTCGCGCTGGAAACCGGCGCGACCGTCATCCCGGTCGCCGTGATCGGGACGGACCGCGTCCTGCCCATCGGGGCACGGGTGCCGCGAATCCACCGTGTCGGCGTGGTCTTCGGGCGACCGAGGCACTACGGCGAGATCCGCGGGACGACGGATGAGGGCGTCCTCCGGGCGATCACCGACGAGATCATGCACGACCTCACCGCTTTGACCGGCCAGCCGTACTGCGACTCCTACGCGGCAGACTTCCGTCTTCCTTAG
- a CDS encoding phosphatidate cytidylyltransferase, translated as MAVVIVAIPWLFMSLLVGAAACVPLYGGNLRRFLRSSLFVKVVMWIPLFVVFVAAVAGGFTTGLLLGVGLASVGAVEWFRRDRARRTWWYLALFAASCAAWPISTANLAPALWMTYCLSSVFSDVMAFFFGRYLGRHRLPDWINRGKSWEGVFGQLIGGVLGVLHLGMIFGTEPPLLAGLVIGAASAAGDLVNSVAKRIVGVEDWGSTIPGHGGVIDRFCSLNVALTAAVLLPR; from the coding sequence ATGGCGGTCGTGATCGTGGCGATTCCGTGGCTCTTCATGAGCCTCCTGGTCGGCGCCGCTGCGTGTGTACCGCTGTACGGCGGAAACCTCCGCCGGTTTCTCCGTTCGAGCCTCTTCGTGAAGGTGGTGATGTGGATCCCGCTGTTCGTGGTGTTCGTTGCTGCGGTTGCCGGCGGGTTCACCACCGGGCTCCTCCTGGGCGTCGGGCTCGCCTCGGTCGGAGCCGTCGAGTGGTTCCGCCGTGACCGTGCACGTCGCACCTGGTGGTACCTGGCGCTCTTCGCGGCATCCTGCGCGGCGTGGCCGATCTCGACCGCGAATCTCGCCCCGGCGCTATGGATGACATACTGCCTCTCCTCGGTGTTTTCCGATGTCATGGCGTTCTTCTTCGGGAGATACCTCGGCCGTCACCGCCTCCCGGACTGGATCAACCGGGGCAAGTCCTGGGAGGGTGTCTTCGGGCAGCTGATCGGAGGGGTTCTCGGGGTGCTCCACCTCGGGATGATCTTCGGCACGGAGCCGCCCCTGCTCGCGGGCCTGGTCATCGGCGCCGCGAGCGCGGCCGGGGACCTCGTCAACAGCGTCGCCAAGCGCATCGTCGGAGTCGAGGACTGGGGCTCCACGATCCCGGGTCACGGCGGCGTGATCGACCGGTTCTGCAGTCTGAACGTCGCTCTGACGGCAGCCGTCCTGCTGCCCAGGTGA
- a CDS encoding PP2C family protein-serine/threonine phosphatase, giving the protein MTSRVEVSARSDTGAVRQVNEDSYLAEDPVFVVADGMGGHARGDVASRTAVESLARTIPAGTTPTPDEVITAIDEANAAVRALSDAEETGAAVAGTTLTGVVRVRVPERAAEEWMVVNIGDSRVYSWDERALTQLTADHSAVQELLDAGLITPEQAAVHPERNVITRALGAEDFVDTDSLLIPLDQARTFLVCSDGLTRELSDETIAEILAGDPADPAGVLVEAAVAAGGHDNVTVLVVRPAAARS; this is encoded by the coding sequence ATGACTTCCCGCGTCGAGGTGAGCGCCCGCAGCGACACCGGAGCAGTCCGGCAGGTCAACGAGGACAGCTACCTCGCGGAGGACCCGGTCTTCGTCGTCGCCGACGGGATGGGCGGTCACGCGCGCGGCGACGTCGCCAGCCGGACGGCGGTCGAGAGCCTCGCCCGCACAATCCCGGCCGGGACGACGCCGACCCCGGACGAAGTCATCACCGCGATCGACGAGGCGAACGCCGCCGTGCGGGCGCTGTCGGACGCCGAGGAGACCGGAGCGGCGGTGGCGGGCACCACGCTCACCGGCGTCGTGCGGGTGCGGGTGCCGGAGCGGGCCGCGGAGGAGTGGATGGTCGTCAACATCGGCGACTCCCGCGTCTACTCCTGGGACGAGCGCGCGCTCACCCAGCTCACCGCCGACCACTCGGCTGTGCAGGAGCTCCTGGACGCCGGCCTCATCACGCCAGAGCAGGCGGCCGTGCACCCGGAGCGGAACGTCATCACCCGCGCGCTCGGCGCGGAGGACTTCGTGGACACCGACAGCCTGCTGATCCCGCTGGACCAGGCGCGGACCTTCCTGGTCTGCTCCGACGGCCTCACCCGCGAGCTGAGCGACGAGACGATCGCGGAGATCCTGGCCGGCGACCCCGCCGATCCGGCCGGGGTGCTGGTGGAGGCCGCGGTCGCGGCGGGCGGGCACGACAACGTCACCGTGCTCGTGGTGCGTCCGGCCGCCGCCCGGAGCTGA
- the leuD gene encoding 3-isopropylmalate dehydratase small subunit has protein sequence MEKFETVTGVAVPFRRSNVDTDQIIPAVFLKRVTKTGFDDALFHEWRKDPEFILNQEAYQGASVLVAGPDFGTGSSREHAVWALRDYGFRVVLSPRFADIFRGNSGKQGLLTGIITEEDAERLWAAIEAEPGISATVDLVAKTATVGGVQVSFDIDDYTRWRLLEGLDDIALTLRDEARISEYEAARASWRPKTLPVKI, from the coding sequence ATGGAGAAGTTCGAGACCGTCACCGGCGTGGCCGTGCCCTTCCGCCGGTCCAACGTCGACACCGACCAGATCATCCCCGCCGTGTTCCTCAAGCGGGTCACCAAGACCGGCTTCGACGACGCACTCTTCCACGAGTGGCGCAAGGATCCTGAGTTCATCCTCAACCAGGAGGCCTACCAGGGCGCGAGCGTGCTCGTCGCCGGGCCCGACTTCGGCACCGGCTCGTCCCGCGAGCACGCCGTCTGGGCGCTGCGCGACTACGGCTTCCGGGTCGTCCTGAGCCCGCGGTTCGCGGACATCTTCCGGGGCAACTCGGGCAAGCAGGGCCTGCTCACCGGCATCATCACCGAGGAGGACGCGGAGCGGCTCTGGGCAGCCATCGAAGCCGAGCCGGGAATATCCGCGACGGTGGACCTGGTTGCCAAGACTGCGACCGTCGGTGGGGTCCAGGTGTCTTTCGACATCGACGACTACACTCGCTGGCGTTTGCTCGAAGGGTTGGACGACATCGCTCTGACCCTGCGCGACGAGGCGCGCATCTCCGAATACGAAGCCGCTCGCGCCAGCTGGCGGCCCAAGACACTCCCGGTGAAAATTTGA
- the murA gene encoding UDP-N-acetylglucosamine 1-carboxyvinyltransferase: MNSLLQDSQAAGAHVGLTADRITINGGIPLKGRIEVRGAKNFVTKAMVAAILGEGPSVLRNVPNISDVRVVRGLLEVHGVKVTDGAEEGELLLDPSAVESAHMADIDAHAGSSRIPILFCGPLLHRLGEAFIPDLGGCRIGDRPIDYHLEVLRKFGAVVDKLPSGIRMTAPEGLHGAKLELPYPSVGATEQVLLTAVRAEGITELKGAAIEPEIMDLINVLQKMGAIISVDTDRVIRIEGVDKLVGYSHTALFDRNEAASWAAAALATNGDIYVGGARQPEMLTFLNVFRKVGGAFEIHDDGIRFFHPGGALKPVVIETDVHPGFMTDWQQPLVVALTKAEGVSIVHETVYEQRFGFTDALIDMGAKIQVHKECLGGHDCRFGQRNFNHSAVIMGPVELKGADVEIPDLRGGFSHLIAALSAEGRSTVSNVGIISRGYEKFITKLELLGADFVLEG, from the coding sequence TTGAACTCGCTTCTTCAGGACTCCCAGGCGGCAGGCGCACACGTCGGCCTCACGGCCGACCGCATCACGATCAACGGCGGAATCCCCCTCAAGGGCCGCATCGAGGTGCGCGGCGCCAAGAACTTCGTCACCAAGGCGATGGTCGCCGCCATCCTGGGCGAGGGCCCGAGCGTGCTGCGGAACGTCCCGAACATCAGCGATGTCCGGGTCGTCCGCGGCCTCCTCGAGGTCCACGGCGTCAAGGTCACCGACGGCGCGGAGGAGGGCGAGCTCCTGCTCGACCCGAGCGCGGTCGAGTCGGCGCACATGGCCGACATCGACGCCCACGCCGGCTCCAGCCGCATCCCGATCCTGTTCTGCGGGCCGCTGCTGCACCGCCTGGGCGAGGCGTTCATCCCCGACCTCGGCGGCTGCCGCATCGGCGACCGCCCCATCGACTACCACCTCGAGGTGCTGCGCAAGTTCGGCGCCGTGGTCGACAAGCTCCCCAGCGGCATCCGGATGACGGCCCCCGAGGGCCTGCACGGCGCCAAGCTCGAGCTCCCGTACCCGAGCGTCGGCGCCACCGAGCAGGTGCTGCTCACGGCCGTCCGCGCCGAGGGCATCACCGAGCTCAAGGGCGCGGCGATCGAGCCCGAGATCATGGACCTGATCAACGTCCTGCAGAAGATGGGCGCGATCATCTCGGTCGACACCGACCGCGTGATCCGCATCGAGGGCGTCGACAAGCTGGTCGGCTACAGCCACACCGCGCTGTTCGACCGCAACGAGGCCGCCAGCTGGGCCGCCGCGGCGCTGGCCACCAACGGCGACATCTACGTCGGCGGCGCCCGCCAGCCGGAGATGCTGACCTTCCTCAACGTCTTCCGCAAGGTCGGCGGCGCGTTCGAGATCCACGACGACGGCATCCGCTTCTTCCACCCGGGCGGCGCGCTGAAGCCCGTCGTGATCGAGACCGACGTGCACCCCGGCTTCATGACCGACTGGCAGCAGCCGCTCGTGGTCGCGCTGACCAAGGCCGAGGGCGTGTCGATCGTCCACGAGACCGTCTACGAGCAGCGCTTCGGCTTCACCGACGCGCTCATCGACATGGGCGCGAAGATCCAGGTCCACAAGGAGTGCCTCGGCGGCCACGACTGCCGCTTCGGCCAGCGCAACTTCAACCACTCCGCGGTCATCATGGGCCCGGTGGAACTGAAGGGCGCCGACGTGGAGATCCCCGACCTGCGCGGCGGGTTCAGCCACCTCATCGCCGCCCTGTCGGCGGAGGGCCGCTCGACCGTCAGCAATGTCGGCATCATCAGCCGCGGGTACGAGAAGTTCATCACCAAGCTCGAGCTGCTCGGAGCGGACTTCGTCCTCGAGGGCTGA